The Bacteroidota bacterium genome contains a region encoding:
- a CDS encoding mechanosensitive ion channel, which yields MFQQVEYIIKEWLNRFGFSGELIIFLWKVIEIAAIILLAFLVYHITRLIVLRIVHSIARKTKTLWDDVLVEHKFFNRLSYLVPACTLFILIPLALQEYPAIERVALIVVKIYGLFIAAGIINSFLKASEIIYQRYEMSKSRPIKGYLQIVKIIVYTIIGIILISLLINKPPLTMLAGMGAMSAVLMLIFKDSILGFVGGIQLAANDMLRKGDWITMPKYGADGTVMDIALTTIKVRNFDNTITTIPTYTLISDSFQNWRGMDESGVRRIKRSVNIDMTTIRLCTPEMLEKFKMNPLLKEYIESHQKEIDEQSIRDDGKHLQIMHQRSLTNLNIFMVYLKEYLKLDDDISKENTLVVRQLQPLNTGLPVEVYAFSKIQEWKDYEEIQGEIMNHVLAIIPYFGLKVFQNPTGADIALGFHPPKAD from the coding sequence ATGTTTCAGCAAGTTGAATATATCATCAAAGAATGGCTGAACCGTTTTGGGTTCAGCGGTGAGTTGATCATCTTTCTATGGAAAGTGATAGAGATCGCAGCCATCATCCTCCTTGCCTTTTTAGTCTACCATATCACCAGGCTCATTGTCCTTCGCATTGTTCATTCCATAGCCCGAAAGACAAAAACCCTCTGGGATGATGTATTGGTAGAGCATAAGTTTTTTAACAGGCTCAGCTATCTGGTTCCTGCCTGTACATTATTTATCCTGATTCCGCTGGCATTGCAGGAATATCCGGCAATCGAACGGGTTGCCCTGATAGTGGTAAAGATATACGGCCTTTTTATCGCCGCTGGTATCATTAATTCATTTCTGAAAGCTTCGGAGATCATCTACCAGCGCTATGAGATGTCAAAGTCAAGACCTATCAAGGGGTATTTACAGATTGTAAAGATCATCGTTTATACAATTATTGGTATCATACTGATTTCATTATTGATTAATAAACCACCTCTTACAATGCTGGCCGGAATGGGTGCCATGTCGGCCGTGCTGATGCTGATATTCAAGGACAGTATCCTGGGTTTTGTAGGAGGCATACAATTGGCTGCCAATGACATGCTGCGGAAGGGCGACTGGATCACCATGCCGAAATATGGTGCTGATGGCACAGTGATGGACATTGCACTCACCACTATCAAAGTCAGGAACTTCGATAATACGATTACAACGATTCCAACGTATACGCTCATCTCCGACTCATTCCAGAACTGGCGGGGTATGGATGAATCGGGCGTACGGCGGATTAAAAGGTCGGTGAATATTGATATGACCACCATCAGGCTCTGTACACCCGAAATGCTTGAAAAATTCAAAATGAATCCCCTGCTTAAGGAATATATTGAATCTCATCAAAAGGAGATTGATGAACAATCCATTCGTGATGATGGGAAACATCTGCAGATCATGCATCAGAGGTCTCTGACCAATCTGAATATATTTATGGTCTATCTGAAGGAATATCTTAAGTTGGATGATGACATCAGCAAGGAGAATACGCTTGTTGTCCGGCAATTGCAACCGTTAAATACAGGACTGCCTGTAGAGGTTTATGCATTCAGCAAGATTCAGGAATGGAAGGACTATGAGGAGATTCAGGGAGAGATCATGAATCATGTGCTGGCCATAATACCCTATTTTGGGCTGAAGGTATTTCAGAATCCGACCGGGGCGGATATAGCTTTGGGGTTCCATCCGCCCAAGGCAGATTGA